A portion of the Maridesulfovibrio bastinii DSM 16055 genome contains these proteins:
- a CDS encoding LytR/AlgR family response regulator transcription factor: protein MSNEHKIIRTILVDDELPAIDELKYLLSSVNDIQIIGTAGNSSKAVDIIREKKPDLVFLDIQMPGKDGFHVLSEIMKDPFTPLVIFITAYDEYAIKAFEENAVDYILKPVHMDRLLKSIDRVRSRIEENDEAETSSASLQKLLAEVGLKPGISRITVEHSGRNILLNPEEILYFDCESRKVFAITEKHKLPCQSDLTLERLESRLDNFAFFRANRSQLVNLAFVRSFAPWFNGKYILTLNNFEKTEITVSKARVKNFKSAIEL, encoded by the coding sequence GTGAGTAACGAACATAAAATAATAAGAACGATTTTAGTTGATGATGAGCTTCCAGCCATAGACGAACTTAAATACCTACTTTCGTCAGTTAATGATATTCAAATTATTGGAACGGCCGGAAACAGCAGTAAAGCGGTTGATATTATTCGTGAAAAAAAACCGGATCTTGTTTTTTTGGATATACAGATGCCGGGCAAAGACGGTTTTCATGTCCTTTCAGAAATAATGAAAGACCCGTTCACCCCACTTGTAATATTCATTACGGCATATGATGAATATGCTATCAAAGCTTTTGAAGAAAATGCCGTCGATTATATACTAAAGCCAGTACACATGGATCGACTGCTAAAATCTATCGATCGGGTCAGATCGCGCATCGAAGAAAATGACGAGGCAGAAACTTCATCAGCATCTTTGCAGAAACTTTTGGCTGAAGTTGGATTGAAACCCGGAATTTCAAGAATAACCGTAGAGCACTCCGGCAGAAACATTCTGCTCAATCCAGAAGAAATATTATATTTTGATTGTGAATCAAGGAAAGTATTTGCAATTACCGAAAAACATAAGCTCCCCTGCCAATCAGATTTAACTCTTGAAAGACTTGAATCACGGCTTGATAATTTTGCATTTTTCCGTGCAAACAGATCCCAACTTGTAAACCTTGCTTTTGTCCGTTCATTTGCGCCTTGGTTTAATGGTAAGTATATACTTACTCTCAACAATTTTGAAAAAACAGAAATAACTGTCAGTAAAGCCAGGGTTAAAAATTTCAAATCTGCGATAGAACTGTAA